One genomic segment of Styela clava chromosome 3, kaStyClav1.hap1.2, whole genome shotgun sequence includes these proteins:
- the LOC120342096 gene encoding aldehyde dehydrogenase family 3 member B1-like isoform X1, producing MSEAEQLVARTRDAFQTGKTKDVSWRLNQLKQLHKMLTENEPAIIEAEEKDLRKTAFETVITEISIARCETAHAINHLKNWVKPTYPSKTLVQTMDGIYVKPEPYGVVLIIGAWNYPTLLLVAPLVGAIAAGNCAVLKTSEVAEHTAKVMTELIPKYLDKECFPVYNGAVPETTELLKQKFDYIFFTGNPMVGKIVMQAAAKHLTPVTLELGGKSPVYLHKKSDAKLAASRIAWGKLINLGQTCVAPDYIMCDSEIKEDFVKALCDVIIERFGKDPQKSKDLPRLINDRQFNRLKGLLDKTPKEKIVFGGQTDEADKYIAPTIVNNCTMEDALMSDELFGPIFPIMEVNGKEEAVATINKLEKPLALYVFSNEPQVVDYVLSNTSSGGVTVNDTILHMTGTNVPFGGVGTSGTGSYHGKYSFDTFSHHRTVCYRKQNLEALLQSRYPPYTDTNLSRNKFLIEEKPGAGSCCMQ from the exons ATGAGTGAAGCAGAACAACTAGTCGCTCGTACAAG AGATGCTTTTCAAACTGGAAAGACTAAAGATGTATCATGGAGACTGAATCAATTAAAACAACTTCATAAGATGCTTACTGAGAATGAACCTGCTATAATTGAAGCTGAAGAAAAAGATCTCCGAAAG ACAGCATTTGAAACTGTTATTACTGAAATCAGTATAGCACGATGTGAAACGGCACACGCAATCAACCATTTGAAAAATTGGGTGAAGCCAACTTAC CCATCAAAAACATTGGTACAAACTATGGATGGTATTTATGTCAAGCCTGAACCTTATGGCGTCGTTCTTATTATAGGAGCTTGGAATTATCCTACATTACTTCTGGTTGCACCATTAGTTGGAGCAATTGCAGCAG GCAATTGTGCTGTTTTAAAGACGTCGGAGGTGGCAGAACATACTGCTAAAGTTATGACAGAACTGATTCCAAAATATTTGGATAAG GAATGCTTTCCTGTGTACAATGGTGCAGTTCCTGAAACAACTGAACTGTTGAAGCAGAAGTTTGACTACATATTTTTCACTGGCAATCCTATG GTAGGAAAAATTGTGATGCAAGCAGCTGCAAAACATCTTACTCCAGTTACATTGGAATTAGGAGGAAAGTCTCCTGTCTATCTTCATAAAAAGTCAGATGCTAAATTAg CTGCATCAAGAATTGCATGGGGAAAACTCATCAACCTTGGGCAAACGTGTGTCGCTCCTGATTATATTATGTGCGATTCAGAGATTAAAGAGGATTTTGTTAAGGCCCTGTG TGATGTTATTATTGAAAGATTTGGGAAAGATCCTCAAAAATCAAAAGATTTGCCAAGACTTATCAATGATCGGCAGTTTAACAGATTGAAAGGATTGCTTGATAAAACTCcgaaagaaaaaattgtttttgggGGACAGACTGATGAAGCGGATAAGTACATTG CTCCAACTATAGTTAACAACTGTACTATGGAAGATGCATTGATGTCGGATGAATTGTTTGGACCAATATTCCCAATCATGGAAGTAAATGGGAAAGAAGAAGCTGTTGCCaccataaataaattggagAAACCATTGGCATTATATGTTTTCTCAAATGAACCACAG GTGGTAGACTATGTGCTTTCAAATACATCAAGTGGTGGAGTGACTGTTAATGATACTATCCTGCATATGACTGGAACCAATGTGCCTTTCGGGGGTGTTG gtACAAGTGGGACTGGCAGTTATCATGGAAAATATTCATTCGATACGTTCTCACATCATCGTACAGTTTGTTACAGGAAACAAAACTTGGAAGCTTTGTTGCAAAGTAGATATCCACCATATACCGATACCAATCTGAGCAGG AACAAGTTTCTCATTGAAGAAAAGCCTGGCGCAGGCTCCTGTTGTATGCAATGA
- the LOC120342096 gene encoding aldehyde dehydrogenase family 3 member B1-like isoform X2, translating to MLTENEPAIIEAEEKDLRKTAFETVITEISIARCETAHAINHLKNWVKPTYPSKTLVQTMDGIYVKPEPYGVVLIIGAWNYPTLLLVAPLVGAIAAGNCAVLKTSEVAEHTAKVMTELIPKYLDKECFPVYNGAVPETTELLKQKFDYIFFTGNPMVGKIVMQAAAKHLTPVTLELGGKSPVYLHKKSDAKLAASRIAWGKLINLGQTCVAPDYIMCDSEIKEDFVKALCDVIIERFGKDPQKSKDLPRLINDRQFNRLKGLLDKTPKEKIVFGGQTDEADKYIAPTIVNNCTMEDALMSDELFGPIFPIMEVNGKEEAVATINKLEKPLALYVFSNEPQVVDYVLSNTSSGGVTVNDTILHMTGTNVPFGGVGTSGTGSYHGKYSFDTFSHHRTVCYRKQNLEALLQSRYPPYTDTNLSRNKFLIEEKPGAGSCCMQ from the exons ATGCTTACTGAGAATGAACCTGCTATAATTGAAGCTGAAGAAAAAGATCTCCGAAAG ACAGCATTTGAAACTGTTATTACTGAAATCAGTATAGCACGATGTGAAACGGCACACGCAATCAACCATTTGAAAAATTGGGTGAAGCCAACTTAC CCATCAAAAACATTGGTACAAACTATGGATGGTATTTATGTCAAGCCTGAACCTTATGGCGTCGTTCTTATTATAGGAGCTTGGAATTATCCTACATTACTTCTGGTTGCACCATTAGTTGGAGCAATTGCAGCAG GCAATTGTGCTGTTTTAAAGACGTCGGAGGTGGCAGAACATACTGCTAAAGTTATGACAGAACTGATTCCAAAATATTTGGATAAG GAATGCTTTCCTGTGTACAATGGTGCAGTTCCTGAAACAACTGAACTGTTGAAGCAGAAGTTTGACTACATATTTTTCACTGGCAATCCTATG GTAGGAAAAATTGTGATGCAAGCAGCTGCAAAACATCTTACTCCAGTTACATTGGAATTAGGAGGAAAGTCTCCTGTCTATCTTCATAAAAAGTCAGATGCTAAATTAg CTGCATCAAGAATTGCATGGGGAAAACTCATCAACCTTGGGCAAACGTGTGTCGCTCCTGATTATATTATGTGCGATTCAGAGATTAAAGAGGATTTTGTTAAGGCCCTGTG TGATGTTATTATTGAAAGATTTGGGAAAGATCCTCAAAAATCAAAAGATTTGCCAAGACTTATCAATGATCGGCAGTTTAACAGATTGAAAGGATTGCTTGATAAAACTCcgaaagaaaaaattgtttttgggGGACAGACTGATGAAGCGGATAAGTACATTG CTCCAACTATAGTTAACAACTGTACTATGGAAGATGCATTGATGTCGGATGAATTGTTTGGACCAATATTCCCAATCATGGAAGTAAATGGGAAAGAAGAAGCTGTTGCCaccataaataaattggagAAACCATTGGCATTATATGTTTTCTCAAATGAACCACAG GTGGTAGACTATGTGCTTTCAAATACATCAAGTGGTGGAGTGACTGTTAATGATACTATCCTGCATATGACTGGAACCAATGTGCCTTTCGGGGGTGTTG gtACAAGTGGGACTGGCAGTTATCATGGAAAATATTCATTCGATACGTTCTCACATCATCGTACAGTTTGTTACAGGAAACAAAACTTGGAAGCTTTGTTGCAAAGTAGATATCCACCATATACCGATACCAATCTGAGCAGG AACAAGTTTCTCATTGAAGAAAAGCCTGGCGCAGGCTCCTGTTGTATGCAATGA
- the LOC120342097 gene encoding uncharacterized protein LOC120342097, whose amino-acid sequence MASNPPAKIVLKSSTKVSLNDRFSTIMKTQRTTSQTVRAQMSNERMASEKNRRLAQQMERRPAVAAALDNKPVSIRDRLGSPPARGRRGIRGGRFQSRGQFVRGGRGRGGFPSPRGNSLNRGRNPGRRGFIRPTRTGRGRGTGMRGRGRGISRGRGRGGRQGRGGANRREPADKDKLDEQLDSYMTKTKGAMNAELDSYMAEINN is encoded by the coding sequence ATGGCGTCCAACCCACCTGCCAAAATCGTTCTCAAAAGCTCAACCAAGGTCAGTCTTAATGACCGTTTTTCTACGATCATGAAAACACAACGAACAACTTCCCAAACTGTGCGAGCTCAAATGTCCAATGAGAGAATGGCAAGTGAAAAGAATCGTCGACTCGCACAACAAATGGAAAGACGGCCAGCAGTTGCTGCTGCGCTTGATAATAAGCCGGTGTCGATTCGTGACAGATTAGGAAGTCCTCCAGCACGAGGAAGACGGGGAATAAGAGGCGGAAGGTTTCAAAGCCGTGGACAGTTCGTTCGAGGTGGTCGTGGTCGTGGAGGGTTTCCCAGTCCTCGCGGCAATTCGTTAAATAGAGGCCGCAATCCAGGAAGACGTGGATTTATTCGTCCTACGAGAACTGGTAGAGGGCGTGGAACGGGTATGAGAGGTAGAGGGCGTGGCATAAGTCGTGGCAGAGGTCGGGGAGGTCGTCAAGGAAGAGGTGGAGCTAATCGACGAGAACCTGCAGACAAAGACAAACTTGATGAACAACTTGACAGTTATATGACTAAAACAAAAGGTGCAATGAATGCTGAGTTGGACAGCTACATGGCCGAAATAAACAATTGA